Proteins from a single region of Eublepharis macularius isolate TG4126 chromosome 9, MPM_Emac_v1.0, whole genome shotgun sequence:
- the CAPZA3 gene encoding F-actin-capping protein subunit alpha-3 encodes MSICELSEEKKIRIICELLRQAPPNEFNHIFEDLRILVMDDQLMRNKAAQECAYHNKMNITAVKLQGGNSLVTRYNDLRGNRFFDPQSTFSFRFDHLSGRIDKYLLQGTIADDAELWRSTLNVALKSYVKNHFPSGTCCVFRKTLKTSPFFVVCIESHQYQRLGFFNALWTSEWTFAFTPPTTEVTGNYHLQIHCFKTANWHLTVNKTVERSVSLINRVQLAMEFTQLIEVEDNEFQKALEENLQELSVDLWRTLRRRIPVTRTVIHWDKLLNRRTTKEKAAGSIISLHRLKGLA; translated from the coding sequence ATGTCCATATGTGAGTTATctgaggaaaagaaaataagaatCATCTGCGAACTGCTACGTCAGGCCCCTCCTAATGAATTCAATCATATCTTTGAAGATCTCCGCATTTTGGTTATGGACGATCAGCTGATGAGGAATAAAGCTGCTCAAGAGTGTGCCTATCACAACAAGATGAACATTACAGCTGTGAAATTACAAGGTGGAAATTCTCTAGTGACTCGCTACAATGATCTCAGAGGGAATCGCTTCTTTGATCCACAAAGCACATTTTCGTTCAGATTTGATCACCTGAGTGGAAGAATTGATAAATATTTGCTTCAAGGCACTATAGCAGATGATGCAGAATTATGGAGATCAACGCTTAATGTTGCTTTAAAGTCATACGTGAAGAACCACTTCCCTTCAGGAACTTGCTGCGTTTTCAGAAAAACACTCAAGACCAGCCCTTTTTTTGTGGTCTGCATTGAAAGTCATCAATATCAGCGTTTAGGATTCTTTAATGCCCTTTGGACTTCAGAGTGGACATTTGCCTTCACCCCACCTACGACAGAGGTCACCGGGAACTATCATCTGCAGATACACTGTTTCAAAACAGCTAACTGGCACTTGACAGTCAACAAAACGGTGGAGAGGTCTGTGTCCTTAATTAACCGTGTCCAGCTCGCTATGGAGTTTACACAATTAATTGAAGTGGAGGACAATGAATTTCAGAAGGCTTTGGAAGAAAACCTCCAAGAATTGTCAGTTGATCTATGGAGAACACTACGGAGGAGGATTCCTGTCACTCGCACTGTCATTCACTGGGATAAACTGCTGAATAGACGGACCACAAAGGAGAAAGCAGCTGGAAGCATTATATCTTTACACAGGCTGAAGGGCCTTGCATGA